The following coding sequences lie in one Actinomycetota bacterium genomic window:
- a CDS encoding signal peptidase I translates to VITPIVGMTLFRSLAADALEEPQRHFEQPRRVQKAWPGWVATIDVAAAAVALFTGVLGVRPLVVAETSMEPALIRGDVVIVREPVDVAGLAIGDIVMYRQGTMPVTHRIVRIEDTPGGLMITTRGDNNRSEDTPVAADAIDGKVVFAVPWVGRIALWVRDH, encoded by the coding sequence GGTCATCACGCCGATCGTTGGGATGACACTCTTCCGCTCCCTGGCGGCAGACGCCCTCGAAGAGCCACAGCGCCACTTCGAACAGCCGAGACGGGTCCAGAAGGCCTGGCCCGGGTGGGTGGCGACCATCGACGTCGCCGCGGCCGCCGTGGCGTTGTTCACCGGTGTGCTCGGGGTCCGACCGTTGGTCGTTGCCGAGACCAGCATGGAACCGGCCCTCATCCGAGGCGACGTCGTCATCGTGCGCGAACCCGTCGATGTCGCTGGTCTCGCGATCGGTGACATCGTGATGTACCGGCAAGGAACGATGCCGGTGACCCACCGGATCGTACGCATCGAGGACACACCCGGCGGCCTGATGATCACGACCCGTGGAGACAACAACCGGTCCGAGGACACACCCGTCGCCGCAGACGCGATCGACGGGAAGGTGGTGTTCGCCGTTCCGTGGGTCGGGCGCATCGCCCTCTGGGTCCGGGACCACTGA
- a CDS encoding Trm112 family protein → MPDELAEILVCPSCHGDLREDEAAQRLICTACGLRYPVRDGIPVMLIEEATRET, encoded by the coding sequence ATTCCGGACGAACTCGCCGAGATCCTCGTGTGCCCTTCGTGCCACGGAGACCTCCGAGAGGATGAAGCGGCACAACGCCTCATCTGCACCGCATGCGGACTGCGCTACCCGGTGCGAGACGGCATCCCCGTGATGCTCATCGAGGAAGCGACTCGAGAGACATGA
- a CDS encoding adenosylhomocysteinase, protein MNYDIADASLASEGARRIGWSGRRMPVLETIRERYRQTKPLEGMRIAACLHVTAETANLMMALRDGGADVVLCASNPLSTQDDVAAALVADGIPVFAVRGEDDERYYRHIDAVLDTKPHITMDDGADLVSVLHKDRTDVTPIGSTEETTTGVIRLRAMANDGMLRLPVVAVNDSATKHLFDNRYGTGQSSLDGILRASNILLAGSNIVVAGYGDCGQGVASRADGMGGRVIVVESDPIRALSAAMDGYRVMTADDASELGDLFITVTGDKHVFRGRHFDRMKDGVILANAGHFDVEIDLGALAEKAVARRQVRENLEEFELADGRRILVAAEGRLVNLSAAEGHPADVMDMSFSDQALAAEWLVNNHEGLEPGVYTIPAELDREVARIKLEHLGGAVEVLTEEQIAYLASWQEGT, encoded by the coding sequence ATGAACTACGACATCGCCGACGCTTCCCTCGCTTCCGAAGGGGCTCGTAGGATCGGATGGTCGGGCCGGAGGATGCCGGTCCTCGAGACGATCAGGGAACGATACCGTCAGACGAAGCCGCTGGAGGGGATGCGCATCGCAGCGTGCCTGCACGTGACGGCCGAGACCGCCAACCTGATGATGGCGCTGCGAGACGGCGGAGCCGACGTCGTGCTGTGCGCCTCGAACCCGCTGTCCACGCAGGACGATGTCGCCGCGGCGCTCGTCGCGGACGGCATCCCCGTGTTCGCGGTCCGAGGCGAGGACGACGAGCGGTACTACCGCCACATCGATGCCGTGCTCGACACCAAGCCGCACATCACGATGGACGACGGCGCCGACCTGGTGTCGGTGCTGCACAAGGACCGGACCGACGTCACACCGATCGGTTCCACGGAGGAGACCACGACCGGAGTGATCCGCCTGAGGGCCATGGCCAACGATGGGATGCTTCGACTTCCGGTGGTGGCCGTCAACGATTCGGCGACCAAGCACCTGTTCGACAACCGGTACGGGACCGGGCAGTCGTCGCTGGACGGCATCCTGCGGGCATCCAACATCCTGCTCGCCGGGTCGAACATCGTCGTGGCCGGCTACGGGGATTGCGGCCAGGGTGTCGCCTCCCGTGCCGACGGGATGGGCGGCCGTGTCATCGTCGTCGAGTCGGACCCGATCAGGGCCCTGTCGGCCGCCATGGACGGCTACCGGGTGATGACCGCCGACGATGCATCCGAGCTGGGGGACCTGTTCATCACCGTGACCGGCGACAAGCACGTCTTTCGAGGCCGGCACTTCGACCGGATGAAGGACGGCGTGATTCTCGCCAACGCAGGCCACTTCGACGTCGAGATCGATCTGGGAGCCTTGGCGGAGAAGGCCGTGGCGCGCCGTCAGGTTCGCGAGAACCTCGAAGAGTTCGAGCTCGCCGACGGACGCAGGATCCTCGTCGCGGCAGAGGGGCGCCTCGTCAACCTGAGCGCGGCCGAAGGGCATCCCGCAGACGTGATGGACATGTCGTTCTCGGATCAGGCGCTTGCGGCGGAGTGGCTCGTCAACAACCACGAAGGGCTCGAACCGGGCGTGTACACGATCCCGGCCGAGCTGGACCGCGAGGTTGCGAGGATCAAACTCGAACATCTCGGCGGTGCGGTCGAGGTGCTGACCGAGGAGCAGATCGCGTACCTGGCGTCCTGGCAGGAAGGGACCTGA
- a CDS encoding bifunctional phosphoglucose/phosphomannose isomerase, with the protein MSTMETMLASLPDQYRWAADLTPPSLRAATAALVCGMGGSGIAGDVAGAVAADAPVFVHKSYGIPGWAGRLSPLVVAVSYSGNTEETLSCVDAADRAGFAIAAVSSGGALTRLAREHGWPLVEVPGGLQPRAAFGYLTGAVLRILEGAGLIEETGLDEAATVTDELLGADLDGPGRHLADDLAEGLAGRITLVVGSGPAAVAAYRWKTQINENAKAPAFTTTIPETDHNEIVGWSTLGSAIRLTVGVVALRDPHEPSRVAARFEPTLNRLSEGAGLVGEVWAQGEHRLARIASLCVIGDMVSLRLARNAAVDPVPVEAIEVLKHELGET; encoded by the coding sequence ATGAGCACCATGGAGACCATGCTGGCGAGCCTGCCGGACCAGTACCGGTGGGCCGCAGACCTCACCCCCCCGTCGCTTCGCGCCGCAACGGCGGCGCTGGTCTGCGGGATGGGAGGCTCCGGCATCGCCGGCGACGTGGCCGGCGCCGTGGCCGCCGACGCGCCGGTGTTCGTGCACAAGAGCTACGGGATCCCCGGATGGGCCGGCCGGCTCTCACCGCTGGTGGTCGCAGTCTCCTATTCGGGCAACACCGAGGAGACGCTCTCGTGCGTCGACGCCGCCGACCGTGCGGGATTTGCGATCGCAGCCGTCAGCAGCGGGGGAGCGCTCACACGTCTCGCCCGAGAGCATGGTTGGCCGCTCGTCGAGGTTCCCGGTGGGCTTCAGCCCCGGGCAGCCTTCGGGTATCTCACCGGTGCGGTGCTGAGGATCCTCGAGGGCGCCGGGCTCATCGAGGAGACCGGACTGGATGAGGCCGCCACCGTCACCGACGAGCTGCTCGGTGCCGATCTGGACGGTCCGGGACGCCATCTCGCCGACGACCTCGCCGAAGGCCTCGCAGGCCGGATCACCCTGGTGGTCGGCTCCGGACCGGCAGCAGTCGCCGCCTACCGGTGGAAAACCCAGATCAACGAGAACGCCAAGGCGCCTGCGTTCACCACGACGATTCCCGAGACCGACCACAACGAGATCGTCGGATGGTCCACCCTCGGGTCTGCGATCCGATTGACCGTCGGTGTCGTCGCGCTGCGCGACCCGCACGAACCCTCCCGGGTCGCCGCCCGATTCGAGCCCACCCTGAACCGGCTGTCGGAAGGGGCGGGCCTCGTCGGTGAAGTGTGGGCACAGGGGGAACATCGGCTCGCCCGAATTGCGAGCCTGTGCGTCATCGGGGATATGGTCTCGTTGCGCCTGGCCAGAAACGCCGCCGTGGACCCGGTCCCCGTCGAGGCCATCGAAGTACTCAAGCATGAGCTAGGAGAGACATGA